Genomic segment of Geminocystis herdmanii PCC 6308:
TCCAGACTGAAATATCCCAAAGCAAGTTTAAGCGTATCTATTCCCGTGCGCATGGATGACGGTTCATTAAAAATTTTTCAAGGGTATCGAGTGCGCTATGATGACACCAGAGGTCCGGGTAAAGGTGGAGTGCGTTATCATCCCTCAGTGTGTCTGGATGAGGTGCAATCCTTAGCGTTTTGGATGACTTTCAAATGTGCCTTATTAAATTTACCCTTTGGCGGTGCAAAAGGCGGTATTACCGTTAATCCAAAAGAATTATCCAAGGCTGAATTAGAAAGATTAAGTAGAGGATATATAGAAGCCATCGCCGATTTTATCGGTCCTGATATTGATATATTAGCGCCTGATGTTTATACTAATGAGATGATCATGGGGTGGATGATGGATCAATATAGTATCATTCGTCGCCGTATTTCTCCGGGAGTTGTCACAGGAAAACCTCAGACAATGGGGGGAAGTAAAGGAAGGGATACTGCCACGGCTACGGGCGCATTTTATGTCATTAATACCATCTTACCTAAGTTTAACCAAATTCCCGAAAAAACTTCGATCGCAGTACAGGGTTTTGGTAATGCCGGGGCAGAAATTGCCGAATTATTAGGAAAATCAGGTTATAAAGTAGTCGCCGTCAGTGACTCCCAAGGGGGAATTTATGCTAGTCAGGGGTTAGATATACCAAGTATTCGTCAATACAAAAAAAATCATCCCACCGTAACAGGAGTTTATTGTAAAGATAGCGTTTGCAATATCATAGAACATGAGGTTATCACCAACGAACAATTATTAACCCTTGATGTCGATGTCTTAATTCCTGCTGCCTTAGAGAAACAAATCACTGAAGAAAATGCGGATAAAATCAAAGCTAAATATATTTTTGAGGTAGCCAATGGACCAATTACATCTTCAGCAGATAAAATATTAGAATCTAAAGGTATTAAAGTGTTTCCTGATATTTTAGTCAACGCAGGAGGAGTAACAGTGAGTTATTTTGAATGGGTACAAAATCGTAATGGATTATACTGGAGTTTAACAGAAGTTCAAGAAAAATTAAAAGTGAGAATGATTGAAGAAACCGAAGCAATTTGGAGTATCAGCCAAAAAATGGGAGTTTCTCCTCGCACTGCGGCTTATATTCACGCCCTAAACCGTTTAAATGAGGCGATGTCGGCAAAAGGTACAAGAGACTTTTATCAAGCTATTCATTCTTAATCGTTAATTAGGGTTTACGGTTGGTACTTTTTCCGCAAACCCTACTTAATTTTTATTCTTTTGTTTTGTTTATTTCGTTTATTTCGTTTTATGATATGAAGAATAAGTAAATAATTTGTGATTATGATTTTATCTCCTCCTCAAATAACAACAGAACAAGAAATTGCAAAAATAGCTAGTCAATTTTTAGCTATGCACTCTCCAAATAATAATAACTGTGAGTTAAAGTTTAGTAACGGGGAAAATATTATTATTCCTACCAGTGTTTTGCCTCAATTA
This window contains:
- a CDS encoding Glu/Leu/Phe/Val family dehydrogenase; protein product: MSVSLLADANVRLEEALKYVSISDDAFSRLKYPKASLSVSIPVRMDDGSLKIFQGYRVRYDDTRGPGKGGVRYHPSVCLDEVQSLAFWMTFKCALLNLPFGGAKGGITVNPKELSKAELERLSRGYIEAIADFIGPDIDILAPDVYTNEMIMGWMMDQYSIIRRRISPGVVTGKPQTMGGSKGRDTATATGAFYVINTILPKFNQIPEKTSIAVQGFGNAGAEIAELLGKSGYKVVAVSDSQGGIYASQGLDIPSIRQYKKNHPTVTGVYCKDSVCNIIEHEVITNEQLLTLDVDVLIPAALEKQITEENADKIKAKYIFEVANGPITSSADKILESKGIKVFPDILVNAGGVTVSYFEWVQNRNGLYWSLTEVQEKLKVRMIEETEAIWSISQKMGVSPRTAAYIHALNRLNEAMSAKGTRDFYQAIHS